Proteins from one Anopheles nili chromosome 2, idAnoNiliSN_F5_01, whole genome shotgun sequence genomic window:
- the LOC128729305 gene encoding probable DNA-directed RNA polymerase I subunit RPA43 translates to MHRTTIAKYTKFSAAELQKSVTDPLSCVAAIQSNEILSLRPRDCEHIVKGVQRCVTDKIGRFHMKVNGIVLGYAKIRVENTLPAIRLDSPFLHVRATVDYYVFQPCLGSTLRGTVNYVSKGFVSAMIYRVFSVTVKLGVIANKKNTIEKGSQIAFIVKSCDMKSEIPVIEGELVSDEIVPIKKQVTAESDGVIEECIEEELSSTKKEKNMNMKKKASVLSKKITTENGDDNEDCIEDVLPFIKKEMDTTKKDSVLPQKSRNDMKQNGLQNGNKNVSIAIKKERVSSESDSFSENYQEKESSSPQLEASDSDNEKNELIDSLLGDLFSGKHNKKRKNKRKKSDNPMETISIKQENTSMDEDFQVTPGKNSTKLSKVAKKILQSPSPMRNGSSFASVSESSPALKKRNISFNLDLNQTVYIEPINLEPKIKKKKKI, encoded by the coding sequence ATGCATCGAACAACAATTGCAAAGTACACAAAATTCTCGGCAGCAGAGCTACAAAAATCGGTTACCGATCCGCTCTCTTGTGTGGCTGCAATACAATCAAACGAAATCCTTAGTCTTCGACCGCGTGACTGCGAGCACATTGTGAAAGGTGTACAACGATGTGTGACGGACAAAATTGGACGATTCCATATGAAGGTAAATGGTATAGTGCTTGGATACGCAAAAATTCGCGTTGAAAATACTCTACCCGCGATTCGATTAGATAGCCCATTTCTACACGTGCGGGCCACAGTCGATTATTACGTCTTCCAGCCATGCTTAGGGTCTACGCTGCGCGGGACAGTGAACTACGTGTCGAAAGGTTTTGTCAGCGCTATGATCTATCGGGTATTTAGCGTGACCGTGAAACTTGGCGTAATtgcaaataagaaaaatacCATCGAAAAGGGTTCTCAAATAGCGTTTATAGTAAAATCATGTGACATGAAAAGCGAAATACCGGTCATAGAAGGTGAGCTTGTGTCCGACGAAATTGTCccgataaaaaaacaagttaCTGCGGAAAGCGACGGTGTGATTGAAGAATGTATCGAGGAAGAACTTTCGtccaccaaaaaagaaaagaacatgaacatgaaaaagaaagccagTGTTCTTTCGAAAAAAATTACGACGGAAAACGGCGATGACAATGAGGACTGTATCGAGGACGTACTTCCGTTTATCAAAAAGGAAATGGACACGACAAAGAAAGACAGTGTTCTCCCGCAAAAATCGAGAAACGATATGAAACAGAATGGTCTgcaaaacggcaacaaaaacgTCTCAATAGCTATCAAAAAGGAACGAGTCTCGAGTGAGAGCGATAGCTTCAGCGAAAATTATCAGGAGAAAGAGTCAAGCTCCCCGCAGTTAGAAGCGTCTGATTCagacaacgaaaaaaatgaactaatTGATTCATTACTTGGAGACTTATTTAGTGGGAAACATAataaaaagcggaaaaacaaacgtaaaaaGTCGGATAATCCCATGGAAACGATATCGATTAAACAGGAGAATACTTCAATGGATGAAGACTTCCAAGTAACACCTGGAAAGAATTCTACAAAATTGTCAAAGGTTGCAAAGAAAATTCTCCAGTCTCCAAGCCCGATGCGAAACGGTAGCTCGTTCGCATCGGTATCAGAAAGTTCTCCGGCACTGAAAAAGCGAAATATAAGTTTTAATCTTGATTTGAATCAAACTGTTTATATCGAACCAATCAATCTGGAaccgaaaataaagaaaaagaaaaaaatatga
- the LOC128720359 gene encoding trafficking protein particle complex subunit 5 produces the protein MEKINLNLSTRPKASILDKPLSRGKGEVSLSCYALLFSELVQYSQSRVSTIPDLQNKLHDMGKDVGCRIIDLYFVRERNSKRETKLINMLLFIKTTLWKTLFGKEADKLEHATDDECTYYIIEKDPLVNKFISVPKDKGSLNCAVFVAGIVQAVLSNCGFTCQVSAHWHKGTTYMVKFEDHVISRDKQLEEK, from the exons ATGGAAAAGATTAATCTTAATCTTTCTACGCGACCAAAAGCAAGTATTTTAGACAAACCTTTGAGTCGTGGGAAAGGAGAAGTTTCGCTGAGTTGCTACGCTCTCCTATTTTCTGAACTGGTGCAGTATTCGCAAAGCCGTGTTAGCACTATTCCCGATTTGCAAAATAA GTTACATGATATGGGTAAAGATGTGGGATGCCGTATAATTGATCTATACTTCGTGCGTGAGCGAAATTCTAAACGTGAAACAAAACTTATCAATATGCTTTTGTTCATCAAAACAACACTCTGGAAG ACTCTTTTCGGGAAAGAAGCTGACAAGCTGGAGCATGCTACAGACGATGAATGCACTTACTATATAATCGAAAAAGATCCGCTAGTAAATAAGTTCATCAGCGTCCCGAAGGATAAAGGATCGCTAAACTGCGCAGTATTTGTTGCTGGAATTGTACAGGCTGTGCTGTCGAATTGTGGATTT aCATGTCAGGTATCTGCCCACTGGCACAAAGGAACTACGTATATGGTAAAGTTTGAAGATCATGTTATCAGCAGAGATAAGCAATTagaagagaaataa
- the LOC128731997 gene encoding ATP synthase subunit beta, mitochondrial-like: MFSSMKTLMTAAIRADQIMARSYAAKAAAKAAASAQGKIVAVIGAVVDVQFDEQLPPILNALEVQDRSARLVLEVAQHLGENTVRTIAMDGTEGLVRGQRVLDTGSPIRIPVGAETLGRIINVIGEPIDERGPIDTNLSAPIHAEAPEFIEMSVEQEILVTGIKVVDLLAPYAKGGKIGLFGGAGVGKTVLIMELINNVAKAHGGYSVFAGVGERTREGNDLYNEMIEGGVISLKDKSSKVALVYGQMNEPPGARARVALTGLTVAEYFRDQEGQDVLLFIDNIFRFTQAGSEVSALLGRIPSAVGYQPTLATDMGSMQERITTTKKGSITSVQAIYVPADDLTDPAPATTFAHLDATTVLSRAIAELGIYPAVDPLDSTSRIMDPNIIGAEHYNIARGVQKILQDYKSLQDIIAILGMDELSEEDKLTVARARKIQRFLSQPFQVAEVFTGHAGKLVPLEETIKGFTKILNGELDHLPEVAFYMVGPIEEVVEKAERLAKEAA, translated from the coding sequence ATGTTTTCCTCGATGAAAACGCTCATGACCGCGGCGATCCGGGCCGACCAGATCATGGCCCGGTCGTACGCGGCCAAGGCAGCGGCAAAGGCCGCCGCCTCAGCCCAGGGCAAAATTGTGGCCGTTATCGGTGCCGTCGTGGATGTGCAGTTCGACGAGCAGCTGCCGCCCATCCTGAACGCCCTGGAGGTGCAGGACCGCAGCGCCCGGCTGGTGCTGGAGGTTGCGCAACATCTCGGCGAAAACACCGTCCGCACGATTGCCATGGACGGTACGGAGGGTTTGGTGCGCGGACAGCGCGTGCTCGACACCGGATCACCCATCCGTATTCCGGTGGGTGCTGAAACGCTCGGCCGTATCATCAACGTTATCGGCGAGCCGATTGATGAGCGCGGTCCGATCGACACCAACCTATCGGCCCCAATTCACGCCGAGGCTCCCGAGTTCATCGAGATGAGCGTCGAGCAGGAGATTCTGGTGACCGGTATCAAGGTCGTGGACCTGCTGGCTCCGTACGCGAAGGGCGGTAAGATTGGCCTGTTCGGCGGTGCCGGTGTCGGCAAGACCGTACTCATCATGGAGCTGATTAACAACGTCGCTAAGGCGCACGGTGGTTACTCCGTATTCGCCGGCGTCGGTGAACGCACCCGTGAGGGTAACGATCTGTACAATGAGATGATTGAGGGTGGTGTCATCTCGCTGAAGGACAAGTCCTCTAAGGTCGCACTGGTGTACGGTCAGATGAACGAGCCTCCCGGTGCCCGTGCTCGTGTCGCTCTGACTGGACTGACCGTCGCCGAGTACTTCCGTGACCAGGAGGGTCAGGATGTGCTGCTCTTCATCGACAACATTTTCCGTTTCACCCAGGCCGGTTCGGAGGTGTCCGCTCTGCTGGGTCGTATCCCGTCCGCTGTCGGTTACCAGCCGACCCTGGCCACGGACATGGGTAGCATGCAGGAGCGTATTACCACGACGAAGAAGGGTTCCATCACGTCCGTGCAGGCCATCTACGTGCCGGCTGACGATTTGACCGATCCGGCTCCGGCTACCACCTTCGCTCACTTGGACGCCACCACTGTGTTGTCGCGTGCCATCGCCGAATTGGGTATCTACCCGGCCGTCGATCCGCTCGATTCGACCTCGCGTATCATGGACCCGAACATCATTGGTGCCGAGCACTACAACATTGCCCGTGGTGTGCAGAAGATCCTGCAGGACTACAAGTCGCTCCAGGACATCATCGCTATCCTGGGTATGGATGAGTTGTCCGAGGAGGACAAGCTGACggtcgcgcgcgctcgcaagATCCAGCGCTTCCTGTCGCAGCCCTTCCAGGTGGCCGAAGTGTTCACCGGGCACGCCGGCAAGCTGGTGCCGCTCGAGGAGACCATCAAGGGTTTCACGAAGATCCTGAACGGAGAGCTCGACCATCTGCCCGAGGTCGCCTTCTACATGGTCGGCCCCATCGAAGAGGTCGTCGAGAAGGCCGAACGTCTGGCCAAGGAAGCCGCTTAA
- the LOC128720593 gene encoding myosin-11, which produces MLKMSFSKAKLKRFNDVPAVSSPSAFAEPKEKELPKKSKKDDKIKVGGSMDAESIKTTKSALSLFRTPSLPRRLKFKHISDLTPKKSSTKEEKISRLAAESPATGATEKSIDGVSKVPPIVQLYNKIDVNKEALAKAREENEKLKSTVEQLRAECQRSELERANLLAAKDNQIVLLERELTSITKADELLQHITEGSLEKVKEFEQEIRDLHRNYERQLSEMHDTKMELEARYDKLLVENRMLQDDYDMLEEENHLLYEEVDTLREILEAHDMELQKKSDEIKLMEDGLNELVIEGRDLKEQVKYLKAQAEEDMLRYVEEGRNTIREIDQAKQENARLLATLAEQHAIVAGMQEELNERQFEMDDMRNDIRNECNQELTAMCKKHEQQIATMAELNEMKIKECESIFVLEKSKLIKEHSDRMKRLEKEHQREIERIGEQAEEKIRIADIQNEERVKALELSIQSSISSALASEKLHWQKELDKCQKIAETEIMQCEFEKRDLRTLWEASNEVIKDNEIKIVELERRLQMELVPGGKSRDELETEVREMALECSRLKTEKYNYQLTLNNTRSTVNILMERLKKSDSDVELLKAELEQVLRNKSEMETANNKLREEVVEYQRVLGALRTSSSVLEKEMREKNEVFEKLMSSEEDAILTVSQIGKLFSDRMEESMGRYFEMYEELKKKYEAREIYIQDLKALLDEFANGIELARIELDTKDKKIFELENENKNIKLENMTFRFKCEQFEKYDQSESRLPQPSPELPSHIDAEDDERLVPNFLIENIINQLEQEGGLSDKHTLGSIQEIIECNTGLEQTPQDSSNDKQIIEKLKETEEKLRLVEEFAKETSDKYTELLEDQNSRKNMKQNDNNKDQQQLKAKIAKLQELNQKQESTILTLQQQLSSFDSPQKLNSSLKYLSASPKTPKKLIVSPFPGKENCSPAQVVVFSPRTNVLRPRNN; this is translated from the exons ATGTTGAAGATGTCTTTCTCGAAGGCGAAGCTGAAGAGATTCAACGATGTTCCAG CCGTTTCGTCTCCTTCAGCCTTCGCGGAACCGAAGGAGAAGGAGCTGCCCAAGAaatcgaaaaaggacgacaaaATCAAGGTCGGGGGCAGCATGGACGCGGAATCGATCAAAACGACCAAAAGCGCGCTCAGCCTGTTCCGCACCCCTTCCCTTCCTCGACGGCTGAAGTTCAAACACATCTCGGACCTCACGCCCAAGAAGAGCTCCACGAAGGAGGAGAAGATTAGCCGTCTGGCCGCGGAATCGCCAGCGACGGGAGCCACCGAAAAGTCGATCGACGGCGTGAGCAAGGTGCCCCCGATCGTGCAGCTGTACAACAAGATCGACGTCAATAAGGAGGCACTTGCGAAGGCTCGGGAAGAAAATGAGAAGCTAAAATCGACGGTTGAGCAGCTGCGTGCGGAGTGCCAGCGATCGGAGCTTGAACGAGCGAACCTGCTGGCAGCGAAAGACAACCAGATCGTGCTGCTGGAGCGTGAATTGACCAGCATCACGAAGGCGGACGAACTGCTGCAGCACATCACGGAAGGGTCACTGGAAAAAGTGAAGGAGTTTGAACAGGAGATCCGCGATCTGCACCGTAACTACGAGAGACAGCTGAGCGAGATGCACGATACCAAGATGGAGCTGGAGGCACGCTACGATaagctgctggtggaaaacaggATGCTCCAGGACGACTACGATATGCTGGAAGAGGAAAACCACTTGTTGTACGAAGAAGTAGACACACTCCGGGAGATTCTGGAAGCGCACGACATGGAGCTGCAGAAGAAGTCCGACGAGATCAAGCTGATGGAGGACGGTTTGAACGAGCTTGTCATCGAAGGCCGTGACTTGAAGGAGCAAGTGAAGTATCTGAAGGCGCAAGCAGAAGAGGACATGCTGCGTTACGTGGAGGAAGGCCGCAATACCATCCGGGAGATCGACCAGGCGAAGCAGGAAAATGCTCGCTTGTTGGCCACATTGGCGGAACAGCATGCCATCGTGGCTGGTATGCAGGAAGAGCTGAACGAGCGCCAGTTCGAGATGGACGACATGCGCAACGACATCCGCAACGAGTGCAACCAGGAGCTGACGGCGATGTGCAAAAAGCACGAACAGCAGATCGCCACCATGGCGGAGTTGAACGAGATGAAGATCAAGGAGTGCGAGTCGATCTTCGTTCTGGAGAAGTCGAAACTCATTAAGGAGCATTCCGATCGAATGAAGCGTCTGGAGAAGGAACATCAGCGGGAGATCGAACGTATCGGTGAACAGGCGGAGGAGAAGATCCGTATCGCAGACATTCAGAATGAGGAGCGTGTCAAGGCGCTAGAGCTCTCGATCCAGAGCTCGATCTCTTCGGCGTTGGCGAGCGAAAAGTTGCACTGGCAGAAGGAGCTGGACAAGTGCCAGAAGATCGCGGAGACGGAAATCATGCAGTGCGAGTTCGAGAAGCGTGACTTGCGCACCTTGTGGGAGGCTTCAAACGAGGTGATCAAGGATAACGAAATCAAGATCGTGGAGCTCGAGCGGCGCCTGCAGATGGAGCTGGTTCCGGGTGGGAAGTCTCGCGATGAGCTTGAAACCGAAGTGCGAGAGATGGCGTTGGAGTGTTCGCGCTTGAAAACGGAGAAGTATAACTATCAGTTAACACTAAATAACACACGCTCGACGGTGAATATCTTAATGGAGCGTCTTAAGAAGTCGGACAGCGATGTGGAGCTGTTGAAGGCGGAGCTGGAGCAAGTTCTGCGCAACAAGTCTGAGATGGAGACGGCGAACAACAAACTGCGCGAGGAGGTAGTCGAGTATCAACGGGTTCTTGGAGCTCTTCGCACGTCCTCCAGCGTGTTAGAGAAGGAGATGCGCGAGAAGAATGAAGTGTTTGAGAAGCTAATGAGCTCGGAGGAGGATGCCATCCTTACGGTGTCGCAGATCGGGAAGCTGTTCAGCGATCGGATGGAGGAGAGCATGGGACGGTACTTTGAGATGTACGAGGAGTTGAAGAAGAAGTATGAAGCGCGGGAAATTTACATCCAAGACCTCAAGGCACTGCTGGATGAGTTCGCGAATGGAATCGAGCTGGCACGGATCGAGCTCGACACGAAGGATAAGAAAATATTCGAGCTTgagaatgaaaacaaaaacatcaagTTGGAAAACATGACCTTCCGGTTTAAATGTGAGCAGTTTGAGAAGTACGATCAAAGCGAGAGCCGCCTTCCACAGCCATCTCCCGAATTGCCTAGCCATATAGACGCGGAGGACGACGAGCGCTTGGTACCGAattttttgattgaaaatattaTCAACCAGTTAGAGCAAGAGGGTGGTCTTTCCGATAAGCACACGCTCGGGTCGATTCAAGAGATCATTGAGTGCAACACCGGACTCGAGCAAACACCGCAGGACTCATCAAACGACAAACAAATCATAGAAAAG TTGAAGGAGACTGAAGAAAAGCTTCGTCTCGTCGAAGAGTTTGCGAAAGAGACATCAGACAAATACACGGAATTGCTTGAAGATCAGAATAGCCgcaaaaacatgaaacagaACGATAACAATAAAGATCAACAGCAACTCAAAGCG AAAATTGCTAAACTGCAAGAACTGAACCAAAAACAGGAAAGCACGATTCTGacactgcagcagcagctatcGTCCTTTGATTCACCACAAAAGCTGAACAGCTCGTTGAAATACCTTTCGGCTAGCCCCAAGACGCCTAAGAAGCTAATCGTTTCGCCTTTCCCCGGCAAGGAAAACTGTTCTCCGGCGCAGGTTGTCGTATTCAGCCCACGTACAAACGTGTTGCGGCCACGGAACAACTGA
- the LOC128720352 gene encoding exosome complex component RRP41, producing the protein MELLSDQGLRLDGRRANELRQIQCKMGVFSQPDGSAYVEQGNTKVLAAVYGPHQASSKKSNFEEVIVNCQYSMATFSTGERKKRPRGDRKSQEMTIHLKQALSASIKMELYPRSQIDVYIEVLQADGGNYCASVNAATLALIDAGICLKEYVCACTASLANGDVPLMDVSHLEETSGGPTLTVASLPSSGKIAFMEMSQRFHLDHLPKVLETALKGCREVQNVIDRTVREHVTHLGQAGGWGNVNK; encoded by the coding sequence ATGGAATTACTTTCGGACCAAGGCCTGCGGCTAGATGGTCGACGGGCAAATGAGTTGCGCCAGATTCAGTGCAAAATGGGCGTTTTTAGTCAACCGGATGGCAGTGCGTATGTGGAGCAAGGCAACACAAAGGTGCTGGCGGCCGTTTACGGCCCACATCAGGCGTCGTCAAAGAAGAGCAACTTTGAGGAAGTGATAGTAAATTGCCAATATAGCATGGCAACGTTTTCAACTGGGGAACGCAAAAAGAGACCCCGCGGCGATCGCAAATCACAAGAAATGACTATACATCTCAAGCAAGCTTTAAGTGCATCCATCAAAATGGAGCTGTATCCGCGATCGCAGATTGACGTGTACATTGAAGTGTTGCAGGCTGATGGCGGAAACTATTGCGCCTCGGTGAATGCTGCCACGCTTGCACTGATCGACGCGGGTATTTGTCTAAAAGAATACGTTTGTGCGTGTACAGCATCGCTTGCGAACGGAGATGTGCCGCTAATGGACGTGTCCCACCTTGAGGAAACAAGTGGAGGCCCAACGCTTACTGTGGCATCTTTGCCGAGCAGTGGCAAAATTGCGTTCATGGAAATGTCTCAACGGTTCCACCTGGATCATCTACCGAAGGTGTTGGAAACGGCGTTGAAGGGCTGTCGTGAGGTGCAGAACGTCATTGATCGAACCGTCCGTGAGCACGTTACGCATTTGGGACAAGCTGGTGGATGGGGAAATGTTAATAAATAA
- the LOC128729317 gene encoding peptide chain release factor 1-like, mitochondrial, translating into MLMNRLSRIVQCTYYLTRRQIPTTCYRPFFPLLRSQCHEAKHAGALFQISDDKMQKYLERLRLEYYALKVQEQRTKRDIQRMLLLSNVVEMYEQRKIIVENLNSLKELKDDKDDEMIQLMKEEREAYGSILLRLDNEILHGILSMDDEEDYGSLIMEVTAGVGGQEAMLFARELFEMYCGYIEYKGWEIEMLQSEDTDIGGTRHATAIVNGLDAYRFLKHEGGVHRVQRIPETEKSGRIHTSTVTVAIIPRPDDFQVDLKEKDLKIETKRASGAGGQHVNTTDSAVRIVHLPTGIAVECQTERSQVKNREIAKQKLVAKLMQQELEARFSSTQALKQSQVGQSLRNEKIRTYNYNQDRITDHRLEGGTTHNLKGFLEGSEQLDDMIEKLRSSQRRKQLMDIMNRQVEQ; encoded by the coding sequence ATGCTTATGAATCGCCTATCCCGTATCGTTCAATGCACGTACTATTTAACTAGAAGGCAAATTCCCACCACCTGCTACCGACCATTTTTTCCCTTGCTAAGAAGCCAGTGCCATGAAGCTAAACACGCAGGAGCTCTTTTTCAAATATCAGACGATAAAATGCAAAAGTATTTGGAACGGCTTCGCCTTGAATATTACGCGTTGAAAGTGCAGGAGCAGCGTACAAAACGAGACATCCAACGGATGCTGCTTCTATCGAATGTGGTGGAAATGTATGAACAGCGTAAAATCATCGTGGAAAACCTAAATTCACTGAAGGAACTGAAAGATGACAAAGACGATGAGATGATACAGCTAATGAAGGAAGAGCGCGAAGCGTACGGCAGCATATTGTTACGTTTAGATAATGAAATCCTACACGGTATCTTGTCCATGGACGATGAGGAAGATTATGGGTCACTGATAATGGAGGTGACGGCAGGGGTAGGTGGTCAGGAAGCCATGCTGTTTGCTCGCGAACTATTCGAGATGTACTGTGGATACATCGAGTATAAGGGCTGGGAGATCGAAATGCTGCAGTCGGAGGATACAGACATCGGTGGTACGCGGCATGCAACGGCAATAGTAAATGGCCTGGACGCATATCGCTTTCTAAAGCACGAAGGTGGTGTCCACCGAGTGCAACGTATACCCGAGACAGAGAAATCTGGTCGTATTCACACGAGCACGGTCACAGTAGCAATCATTCCACGGCCAGACGATTTCCAGGTGGATCTGAAGGAAAAGGATCttaaaatcgaaaccaaacgTGCCAGCGGAGCCGGCGGTCAACACGTCAACACAACGGACAGCGCAGTGCGAATCGTACACCTTCCCACGGGTATTGCTGTCGAGTGTCAGACGGAACGATCGCAGGTTAAAAATCGCGAAATTGCCAAACAAAAGCTGGTTGCCAAGTTAATGCAGCAAGAGCTTGAAGCGAGATTCAGCAGCACACAGGCACTGAAACAATCGCAGGTCGGTCAGAGTCTGCGTAATGAGAAGATTCGAACATACAATTACAATCAGGATCGCATCACGGACCATCGACTGGAAGGTGGAACCACGCATAATCTAAAAGGATTTTTAGAAGGAAGCGAGCAGCTAGATGATATGATCGAAAAATTACGAAGTtcccaaagaagaaaacaactcATGGACATAATGAACCGACAGGTGGAGCAATGA
- the LOC128731221 gene encoding sprouty-related, EVH1 domain-containing protein 1, with translation MTEAYEDDFLVRVRAQVMARDESTEGWLPLQGGGLANVSIRKRARLPPDGGGHEYIIYGQRISDQTVILSCVINRDLQYFKVMPTFHHWRAGKQRNGLTFQTAADARAFDKGIIRAYDDLIDGMADATTPNANTTTTTTTATGASIHPTGGLAADGTPSFTTLRPVHLGDDDDDDDTVGEDDVFMTLDLPIEPSESRSNSEGSGSHQSVDKQSQQQQQQSSIQYISGDKPSPLISSSKPGDEKVTPLVPGDNYSYVQITDPCDIKLKYNFYHLKVHDYNYPVIEEPPIGGSLIGGRRDSTSSLKKRNALDAAANAGATSIPPIMKEGTLIKTRLRCRYCHEFYNDEWNHKGACDYAPDCIRTAIENVSGMPCARCMLYHCMKDSEGETAAHPCLCTGESGCTKRWIGLALLSLLVPCLWCYPPLRACHWIGVSCRLCGGKHKPQI, from the exons TGATTTCTTAGTTAGAGTACGCGCACAAGTGATGGCCAGAGATGAGAGCACGGAAGGATGGTTACCACTGCAAGGCGGTGGCCTGGCGAACGTTTCCATCCGCAAACGCGCCCGGCTGCCACCGGACGGTGGCGGTCACGAGtacatcatctacgggcaaaGGATATCTGACCAAACC GTTATACTAAGTTGTGTTATTAATAGAGACTTGCAGTACTTCAAAGTCATGCCTACCTTTCATCACTGGCGCGCTGGAAAACAACGGAACGGGCTCACTTTTCAGACGGCCGCCGATGCGAGGGCTTTCGACAAGGGAATCATCCGTGCCTACGATGACCTCATTGATG GTATGGCTGACGCAACGACACCAAATGCTaatactactactactacgaCTACTGCAACTGGCGCCTCCATTCATCCTACCGGTGGTTTGGCCGCTGATGGCACTCCATCCTTTACGACGCTACGTCCGGTGCACCtcggtgacgacgacgatgacgacgacacaGTTGGTGAAGACGACGTGTTCATG ACGCTGGACTTACCAATCGAACCTTCGGAATCGCGATCCAACTCGGAGGGCAGCGGAAGCCACC AAAGCGTCGATAAACAatcacaacagcagcagcagcaatccaGTATTCAATACATATCGGGCGATAAACCATCACCGctgatcagcagcagcaagcctGGTGATGAAAAAGTGACTCCTCTAGTACCTGGTGATAACTATTCGTACGTTCAGATAACCGAC CCGTGCGACATCAAGCTAAAGTATAATTTCTATCACTTGAAGGTGCACGACTATAACTATCCGGTCATCGAAGAACCACCGATCGGCGGATCACTCATCGGCGGGCGGCGCGACTCGACCTCGAGTCTTAAGAAACGAAACGCCCTGGACGCTGCCGCTAATGCTGGGGCCACCTCCATACCGCCCATAATGAAGGAGGGCACGCTTATTAAGACCCGGCTCCGTTGCAG ATACTGTCATGAGTTTTACAACGACGAATGGAACCACAAGGGCGCGTGTGACTATGCGCCGGATTGCATCCGTACGGCGATCGAGAACGTGTCCGGGATGCCCTGCGCTCGGTGCATGCTGTACCACTGCATGAAGGATTCGGAGGGCGAAACCGCGGCCCACCCGTGCCTGTGCACAGGCGAGTCAGGCTGCACCAAACG GTGGATCGGATTGGCGTTGCTTTCCTTGCTAGTCCCATGTCTTTGGTGCTATCCACCGTTGCGTGCTTGCCACTGGATTGGCGTATCTTGTCGGTTGTGCGGTGGGAAGCATAAGCCACAAATTTGA
- the LOC128732074 gene encoding actin-related protein 10, protein MPLYETVLQEKPAIVLEIGNALTKLGFAGEPYPRSIIASEVLDHRAKNEGLTTPNRRLFDYTSEGELYDSLVEFLKTIFFKYVLVSPKERKIVVVESILGPTVIKENLARALFCHFDVSSVFFVPTHLVVLATLAVETALVVDIGYKEAVIIPVFCGVQALYAWEAQPLAADCVHNEIRRQLIENGVDEKLLTEATLEDIKIRTCFVTTAERATKYRLDGGASLTPCPDVDYPAQGDAMIKITGRLRETAYEVMFPEDNDRLGLPYIVLNAILKCPRDTRLALANNIILIGGSTMCQGLTARLKSELHALVQTDLYKDRLFVQTFKFHKAPAEANFTAWLGGSIYGATDLVLSKSISREAYSKNQTIPDFSNYDEPRSTPMRG, encoded by the exons ATGCCGCTGTACGAAACGGTATTGCAGGAAAAACCTGCCATCGTGTTGGAAATTGGAAATGCACTGACAAA ATTGGGCTTTGCTGGTGAACCATATCCTCGCAGCATCATCGCATCTGAGGTGCTTGACCACCGGGCGAAGAATGAGGGTCTAACAACACCGAACCGGAGGCTGTTTGATTACACCAGCGAAGGTGAACTGTATGATTCGTTAGTAGAATTTCTGAAGACAATTTTCTTCAAATACGTCCTCGTCAGTCCGAAGGAGCGCAAGATAGTGGTGGTCGAATCGATCCTCGGTCCGACCGTGATCAAAGAAAACCTTGCTCGGGCACTTTTCTGCCATTTCGACGTTTCGTCTGTGTTCTTTGTACCTACACATCTCGTCGTGCTAGCGACGCTGGCCGTAGAGACGGCACTTGTGGTGGACATTGGCTACAAAGAAGCAGTTATTATTCCGGTGTTCTGTGGCGTGCAGGCTCTATACGCTTGGGAAGCTCAACCGCTCGCTGCCGATTGCGTCCACAACGAAATCCGAAGGCAACTAATTGAAAACGGGGTGGATGAGAAACTGCTCACAGAAGCGACGTTGGAAGATATCAAGATTCGAACCTGCTTCGTGACCACTGCCGAAAGAGCGACCAAGTACCGCTTGGATGGAGGTGCATCACTTACCCCATGTCCGGATGTGGACTATCCGGCGCAGGGTGACGCTATGATTAAAATCACTGGTCGATTGCGCGAAACCGCGTACGAAGTCATGTTTCCTGAGGACAACGATCGGCTCGGGTTGCCGTACATCGTATTGAACGCAATTCTTAAATGTCCACGCGATACTCGCTTAGCACTGGCAAACAATATCATCCTTATCGGTGGCTCGACGATGTGTCAGGGTTTGACGGCACGGCTTAAATCGGAACTGCATGCGCTAGTGCAAACAGACCTCTACAAAGACCGCCTGTTTGTACAGACATTCAAATTCCACAAAGCTCCTGCGGAAGCTAACTTCACTGCCTGGTTGGGCGGATCCATCTACGGTGCAACCGATCTCGTGCTGTCGAAGTCCATCAGTCGGGAAGCGTAcagcaaaaatcaaaccattccCGATTTCAGCAACTATGATGAACCACGTAGCACACCGATGCGTGGCTGA